A region from the Etheostoma spectabile isolate EspeVRDwgs_2016 chromosome 9, UIUC_Espe_1.0, whole genome shotgun sequence genome encodes:
- the LOC116695978 gene encoding vitellogenin-1: protein MRVVVLALTLALVAGQHHYFVPDFAAGKTYVYKYEALLLSGLPEEGLARAGLKVSSKVLISAAGQNMYMLKLAEPELYEYNGVWPKAPFTPATRLTSSMAAQLSTPIKFEYANGVVGKMFAPEGISTMVLNIYRGILNVLQLNIKKTQNVYEMQEDGAQGVCKTIYAISEDEKAERIILTKTRDLNHCQEKIMKDIGLAYTKKCAECQHDSKNLRGTTAFNYILKPVANGIMILEAAVNELIQFSPFTEMNGAAQMETKQSLVFLEIQKAPIVPIETKYESRGSLKYEFSTELLQTPIQLIKINNVQAQIVEVLNHLVAHNMERVHEDAPIKFLELIQLLRVARFEDMEMVWSQYKTKHVYRQWIVDAIPAIGTPIALKFIKEKFLADDLTVAEAAQALIASVHMVTANTEAINLIEGLASNHKIVENPILREIVLLGFGTMISKYCVETAVCPAELIKPIQALLAEAVAKDKTQDIILLLKVLGNAGHPTSLKPITKILPIHGTAAASLPMRVHVEAIMALRSIAKKEPRMIQEWALQLYMDKALHPELRMLACIVLFETRPPMGLVTTLANIVKTEKNLQVASFTYSHMKSLTRSSAPIFASVAAACNIAVKILSPSLDRLSFRFSKAIHMDIYNNPMMFGAAASAYYINDAASILPRSIVAKTSAFLAGAAADVLEVGVRTEGLQEVLLKNPALVDNVDRITKMKRVIKALSQWKALPSGTPLASIYVKVFGQEIAFANIDKVLIDQAIAIATGPSVGRNAIKALLSGASFHYAKPLLVTEIRRILPTAAGIPMELSLYTAAVAAATVKVRATATPALPENFHLAQLLKTDIQLETEIIPSVAVNTFAVMGVNTAIFQAAVLSRAKLNSIMPAKIAARLDINEGHFKIEALPVSVPENITAVYVETVAVARNIEDLAGARFTPIIPAKVFQPISREIPTSKTVSSAAASWSQSSEIIPQDVAVPVFIVRPKAVQFEKKYCAKAIGLKGCFKIAIQNASYIKNIALYKLAGKHSIALSFEAIEGGVIERLEMEVQVGPKAAEKLIKQINLSEETVEGSPVLMKLRKILVSGQRNVSSSFSSSSSRSRSSHSSSSSSSSSSSSSSSSSSSSSSSSSSHVSRKAIDAAAPARRLRGSSSSTSVSKSSSASSLASLFIASSSSSSSSASLSKRVISPHNFQTNHKMQALTSQGDAVSSRRSNASSFEAIFKQKRFLGDGAAPNVAILFRAIRADKKEMGYQVAVYLSKPTSRIQIIMAALAADNNWQFCADGAVLSKSKATAKIAWGAECKQYQTMIAAETGLLGPSPAARVRVTWNNMPSTFKRYAKKVYNVLPASIMAGMVRGKDKNTAKQLSLTVVATSDWTIDLIWKTPTHTVYKVALSLPFRLPLEEIKGLTPFDDIVDNIHYLFSKAGAAECSFVKDTLTTFNNRRYKNEMPLSCYQVLAQDCTKELKFIVLLKKDHIDQNHINVKIADIDIDLYPKNTNVMIKVNGMEIPINNLPYQHPTAKIQIRQNAEGVSVYAPSHGLQEVFFDKNSWAVKVVDWMRGQTCGLCGKADGEIRQEYRTPNGRLTKNAVSYAHSWVLPAKSCRDSTECRMKLESVQLESQINLHDQESHCHSVEPVLRCLPGCFPVKTTTVTVGFHCLPADSALNRSESVSSIYDSSVDLRTTTEAHLACSCTPQCA, encoded by the exons ATGAGAGTGGTTGTGCTTGCCCTGACTCTGGCCCTTGTGG CTGGTCAACATCATTACTTTG TTCCTGACTTTGCTGCCGGTAAGACATATGTATACAAGTATGAGGCACTGCTCCTGAGCGGCCTGCCGGAGGAAGGTTTGGCAAGAGCCGGACTTAAAGTCAGCAGCAAAGTTCTCATCAGTGCTGCAGGCCAAAATATGTACATGCTGAAG CTTGCGGAACCTGAGCTCTATGAGTACAATGGCGTCTGGCCTAAGGCTCCTTTTACACCAGCAACCAGGCTGACTTCATCCATGGCTGCTCAGCTCTCGACACCCATCAAGTTTGAGTATGCCAATGGTGTTGTTGGAAAAATGTTTGCCCCTGAGGGAATTTCAACAATGGTGCTGAACATCTACAGAGGTATCCTGAATGTCCTTCAGCTCAACATCAAGAAGACACAGAATGTCTATGAGATGCAGGAG GATGGAGCTCAGGGTGTCTGCAAGACCATCTATGCCATCAGTGAAGACGAAAAAGCTGAACGCATCATTTTAACAAAGACCCGGGATTTAAACCACTGTCAGGAGAAGATCATGAAGGACATTGGGTTGGCATACACTAAGAAATGTGCAGAGTGCCAGCAT GATTCAAAAAACCTGAGAGGAACTACAGCATTCAACTACATCTTAAAGCCAGTTGCTAACGGCATCATGATCCTGGAGGCAGCTGTCAATGAGCTGATCCAGTTCTCACCTTTCACTGAGATGAATGGAGCTGCTCAGATGGAGACCAA GCAATCCTTGGTGTTCCTTGAGATTCAGAAGGCTCCCATTGTACCCATCGAGACTAAGTATGAATCCCGTGGATCTCTAAAGTACGAATTTTCAACTGAGCTACTTCAGACACCTATTCAGCTCATCAAGATCAACAATGTACAGGCCCAG ATTGTCGAGGTTCTGAATCATCTGGTTGCCCACAATATGGAGAGAGTCCATGAGGATGCCCCTATAAAGTTTTTGGAACTCATTCAGCTTCTTCGTGTAGCCCGCTTTGAAGACATGGAAATGGTTTGGAGCCAATACAAAACCAAACATGTCTACAG ACAGTGGATTGTGGATGCCATCCCAGCCATTGGAACTCCTATTGCTTTGAAATTCATCAAGGAGAAATTCCTAGCTGATGACCTTACTGTTGCTGAAGCTGCTCAGGCTTTGATTGCATCTGTTCACATGGTGACAGCAAACACTGAGGCCATCAATCTGATTGAG GGCCTGGCATCCAACCACAAGATAGTGGAAAACCCGATTCTGCGTGAGATTGTTCTCCTTGGCTTTGGTACCatgatttcaaaatactgtgTTGAGACAGCTGTCTGCCCGGCTGAATTAATAAAG CCCATCCAAGCCCTCCTTGCAGAGGCTGTTGCTAAAGATAAGACCCAGGACATCATCCTGCTCCTTAAAGTTTTAGGTAATGCAGGCCATCCTACTAGCCTTAAGCCGATCACAAAGATCCTGCCCATACATGGCACAGCAGCTGCATCTCTACCCATGAGAGTCCATGTTGAAGCCATCATGGCCTTAAGGAGCATTGCTAAGAAGGAGCCAAGAATG ATCCAAGAATGGGCTCTTCAGCTCTACATGGACAAGGCTCTTCACCCAGAGCTTCGTATGCTTGCATGCATCGTGCTGTTTGAGACAAGGCCTCCTATGGGTTTGGTTACAACTCTTGCTAACATTGTGAAGACAGAGAAGAATCTGCAGGTAGCAAGCTTCACTTATTCTCACATGAAGTCCTTGACCAGGAGCAGCGCTCCTATCTTTGCCTCAGT TGCTGCAGCTTGCAACATCGCTGTCAAAATATTGAGCCCAAGTCTGGACAGACTGAGCTTCCGTTTCAGCAAAGCTATCCATATGGACATCTATAACA ATCCTATGATGTTTGGTGCTGCTGCCAGCGCTTACTACATCAATGATGCTGCCTCCATTCTGCCCAGATCTATTGTGGCCAAGACAAGTGCCTTCCTTGCTGGAGCAGCTGCTGATGTCCTGGAG GTTGGAGTAAGAACTGAGGGACTCCAGGAGGTTCTTCTGAAAAACCCTGCACTCGTTGACAATGTGGACAGGATCACCAAGATGAAGCGTGTCATTAAGGCT CTCTCTCAGTGGAAGGCTCTGCCCAGCGGCACACCTCTGGCCTCCATCTATGTCAAAGTCTTTGGTCAAGAAATTGCCTTTGCCAACATTGACAAAGTCTTGATTGACCAGGCCATTGCG ATCGCCACTGGACCCTCTGTTGGAAGAAACGCAATCAAGGCTCTGCTGTCTGGTGCTTCCTTCCACTATGCTAAGCCCCTCCTAGTCACTGAAATAAGGCGTATCCTGCCAACTGCTGCTGGTATTCCAATGGAGCTCAGTTTGTACACTGCTGCCGTGGCTGCTGCAACTGTTAAAG TCAGGGCCACTGCAACACCGGCTCTGCCAGAAAACTTCCATCTTGCTCAACTATTGAAGACAGACATTCAGCTTGAGACTGAGATCATTCCAAG CGTTGCTGTGAACACATTTGCTGTGATGGGGGTAAACACCGCCATATTCCAGGCTGCTGTGCTATCAAGAGCTAAACTCAACTCCATTATGCCAGCCAAAATTGCTGCAAGACTTGACATTAACGAGGGACATTTTAAGATTGAAGCTCTGCCTGTTTCTGTGCCCGAAAATATTACAGCTGTCTA TGTTGAGACTGTTGCTGTGGCAAGAAATATTGAGGACCTTGCTGGTGCAAGATTCACTCCCATCATCCCTGCTAAAGTATTCCAGCCAATCTCAAGGGAGATTCCCACATCCAAAACGGTTTCATCTGCTGCTGCTAGTTGG tcACAATCTTCAGAGATCATTCCCCAGGATGTGGCAGTTCCCGTTTTCATTGTAAGACCCAAAGCAGTTCAGTTTGAGAAGAAGTACTGTGCTAAAGCTATTGGACTGAAGGGCTGTTTCAAGATTGCCATTCAAAATGCTTCTTACATCAAGAACATTGCCCTTTACAAACTGGCTGGAAAGCATTCTATTGCTCTTTCCTTTGAAGCAA TTGAAGGTGGTGTCATTGAGAGACTGGAGATGGAGGTTCAAGTTGGACCAAAGGCTGCAGAAAAGCTCATTAAACAGATCAACCTGAGTGAAGAAACTGTTGAAGGAAGCCCAGTCTTAATGAAGCTCAGGAAAATCCTGGTTTCTGGTCAGAGGAATGTCTCCTCATCTTTCTCCTCTAGCTCCAGCAGAAGTCGCTCAAGCCATAGCTCCAGCTCCTCTTCCAGCTCTTCTTCCAGCTCTTCTTCCAGCTCTTCTTCCAGCTCTTCTTCCAGCTCCTCATCTCATGTCAGCAGGAAGGCCATTGATGCAGCTGCTCCAGCCCGTAGACTTCGTGGCAGCAGCTCTTCCACATCTGTTAGCAAGTCCAGCTCTGCATCTAGCCTTGCATCGCTCTTCATTGCAAGCTCAAGTTCCTCTAGCTCCAGTGCCAGTCTCTCAAAG CGAGTGATATCTCCCCACAATTTCCAGACGAACCACAAGATGCAG GCTCTCACTTCTCAAGGAGATGCAGTTTCAAGCCGCAGAAGCAATGCCTCAAGCTTTGAGGCAATCTTCAAACAG AAAAGATTCCTTGGCGATGGAGCTGCTCCTAACGTTGCCATCCTCTTCCGTGCCATCAGAGCTGACAAAAAGGAAATGGGATACCAAGTGGCAGTCTACTTGAGCAAACCTACAAGCAGAATTCAGATCATCATGGCTGCCTTGGCTGCCGATAATAACTGGCAGTTCTGTGCTGATGGAGCTGTGCTTAGCAAGTCAAAAGCCACA GCTAAAATTGCCTGGGGAGCTGAATGCAAGCAGTACCAAACCATGATCGCAGCCGAGACTGGTCTTCTTGGTCCCAGCCCTGCAGCTCGCGTGAGAGTGACCTGGAACAACATGCCTTCAACCTTTAAGCGCTATGCAAAGAA GGTGTATAATGTCCTTCCTGCTTCAATAATGGCTGGCATGGTTCGAGGAAAGGATAAAAACACTGCTAAGCAGCTCTCACTTACAGTTGTTGCCACATCTGACTGGACCATTGACTTAATTTGGAAAACACCAACA CACACTGTCTATAAGGTGGCTTTGAGTCTTCCATTCAGACTGCCACTTGAAGAAATCAAAGGTCTCACCCCCTTCGATGACATTGTTGATAACATCCACTACTTGTTTTCCAAGGCTGGTGCAG CTGAATGTAGCTTTGTCAAAGACACACTGACCACATTCAACAACAGGAGATACAAGAACGAAATGCCGTTGTCTTGTTACCAAGTTCTGGCACAGGATTGCACCAAAGAGCTGAAATTTATAGTTCTGCTGAAGAAGGATCACATTGATCAGAACCACATCAATGTGAAAATTGCTGATAT TGATATTGACCTGTATCCGAAGAACACTAACGTGATGATCAAGGTTAATGGAATGGAAATACCCATCAACAACCTGCCGTATCAACATCCCACAG ctAAAATACAGATCAGACAAAATGCTGAAGGTGTTTCTGTGTACGCTCCCAGCCATGGTCTTCAAGAAGTCTTTTTTGACAAGAACTCATGGGCG GTTAAAGTTGTGGACTGGATGAGAGGACAGACCTGTGGACTTTGTGGAAAGGCTGATGGGGAAATCAGACAAGAGTACCGCACACCGAATGGACGACTGACCAAGAACGCAGTCAGCTACGCTCATTCCTGGGTTCTGCCAGCCAAGAGCTGCAGGGACAGCACTG AGTGTCGTATGAAGCTTGAATCTGTGCAGCTGGAGAGTCAGATAAATCTCCATGACCAGGAATCccactgtcactctgttgaGCCCGTACTGCGCTGCCTGCCAGGCTGCTTCCCTGTGAAAACCACCACGGTCACTGTTGGCTTCCATTGCCTTCCTGCTG ATTCTGCCCTGAATCGCTCAGAGAGTGTGAGCAGCATCTACGATAGCAGcgttgacctgaggacaacaacAGAAGCCCACCTAGCCTGCAGCTGCACTCCTCAGTGTGCTTAA
- the LOC116695979 gene encoding afadin- and alpha-actinin-binding protein isoform X3: protein MPESPLVKDICSSSIECRPSPLGQFNQSSLPLHINTMLSTFCTEENVQECLSHISQEVSSLGLPPVWMESGGSSEMNVVAVLNCMYDLIQLHRRGLRTLENMEVEQLKSSSNVDYLRLNSTQLKEQLELSKREKTGLLERERQLQLKMKSLQNCLKNEKEEVQKLQNIIASRASQYNHEMKRKEREFNKLRERLNQLLVDKKEKKQAIDVLNNIGRADGKRSLWKTEKTEAKHEGEMYKTLLSDYDIRQRELLLENAELKKVLQQMKKDIMSILSSKKPTMKDDQHQDDSIQADSDEEVFDSSKESGELYCLHAREKLTNSIRLQWRRLKSHVERLDNQASLTQIGRSKNTDAVSQETHEEEMDRLKLEIQQCKDFIQTQHQLLQQQLSSPYDDKASLLSDCYMLQEKERFRDEWKTLEEQRKIFERERRNFTEAAIRLSHERKAFEDDRAMWLKHQFLNLSPFADSKKPQMSKSKSAFLISKTEASALPEKLIKRQSDTTSPTPRCVPLTSPSTAELYPTLVPENSSTKPRLNEHVEESSIFLNGNVPVQHKQWNDYEDHNSHTLIKQKTSSI, encoded by the exons ATGCCAGAGTCCCCCCTGG TCAAGGACATTTGCAGCAGCTCCATTGAATGTAGACCATCTCCCTTGGGGCAGTTTAACCAATCATCGCTGCCACTGCACATAAACACCATGCTCAGTACCTTTTGCACAGAGGAAAACGTGCAGGAATGTCTATCACACATCAGTCAG GAGGTGTCATCTCTTGGCCTTCCACCAGTTTGGATGGAGTCAGGAGGAAGCTCAGAAATGAATGTTGTGGCTGTGCTAAATTGCATGTATGACCTGATTCAGCTGCACCGCAGGGGCCTCCGGACTCTGGAAAACATGGAAGTGGAGCAACTTAAGTCCAGCAGCAATGTGGACTACCTGCGCCTCAACAGCACCCAACTAAAA GAACAGCTTGAACTGTCCAAAAGAGAAAAGACGGGACTCCTTGAGAGAGaacgacagctgcagctgaaaaTGAAGAGTTTGCAAAACtgtctgaaaaatgaaaaagaagag GTGCAAAAACTTCAGAACATAATTGCAAGCCGGGCAAGCCAGTACAATCATGagatgaaaaggaaagaaagagaattcAACAAACTGAGGGAGCGCTTGAATCAACTTCTGGTtgacaaaaaagagaagaaacaag CTATTGATGTATTAAACAACATTGGAAGAGCTGATGGGAAGAGAAGCCTCTGGAAAACTGAAAAGACAGAAGCAAA GCATGAGGGGGAGATGTATAAGACTCTGCTGAGTGACTATGACATCCGACAAAGGGAGTTGCTGCTGGAAAATGCAGAGTTGAAGAAAGTGTTGCAGCAGATGAAAAAAGACATTATGTCTATTCTGAGTTCAAAGAAACCAACGATGAAAGACGACCAACATCAAGATGATAGTATACAG GCTGACTCAGACGAGGAAGTGTTTGATTCTAGTAAAGAAAGTGGAGAGTTGTATTGTTTACACGCCCGAGAGAAGCTGACCAACAGTATTCGCCTCCAATGGAGAAGACTTAAGAGCCACGTTGAAAGATTGGACAACCAAG CATCTTTGACTCAGATAGGCAGGAGCAAAAATACTGATGCTGTTTCCCAAGAGACTCATGAGGAGGAGATGGACAGACTGAAGCTGGAGATCCAGCAGTGCAAAGACTTCATTCAAACACAACATCAGCTCCTGCAG CAGCAGCTGAGCTCTCCGTATGATGATAAGGCATCCCTGCTGAGCGACTGCTACATGCTGCAAGAGAAAGAGCGCTTTAGAGATGAGTGGAAGACCCTTgaggaacagagaaaaatatttgagagggagaggaggaactTCACTGAAGCAGCTATAAGGCTTAGCCATGAG AGAAAGGCCTTTGAGGACGATCGAGCAATGTGGCTCAAACATCAGTTTTTAAACTTGAGTCCATTTGCTGATTCAAAGAAACCCCAGATGTCAAAGTCCAAAAGTGCCTTTTTAATAT CTAAAACAGAGGCAAGTGCACTTCCAGAAAAGCTCATCAAAAGGCAGTCTGACACAACCTCCCCCACACCCAGATGTGTCCCACTGACATCACCATCAACAGCTGAACTGTATCCCACACTTGTCCCAGAAAACAG CTCAACCAAACCAAGATTGAATGAACATGTTGAAGAATCAAGCAtctttttaaatggaaatgttCCAGTTCAACACAAACAGTGGAACGACTATGAAGACCACAACAGCCACACACTCATAAAGCAAAAGACAAGCTCTATTTAA
- the LOC116695979 gene encoding afadin- and alpha-actinin-binding protein isoform X1 — MPESPLDISPPIVKDICSSSIECRPSPLGQFNQSSLPLHINTMLSTFCTEENVQECLSHISQEVSSLGLPPVWMESGGSSEMNVVAVLNCMYDLIQLHRRGLRTLENMEVEQLKSSSNVDYLRLNSTQLKEQLELSKREKTGLLERERQLQLKMKSLQNCLKNEKEEVQKLQNIIASRASQYNHEMKRKEREFNKLRERLNQLLVDKKEKKQAIDVLNNIGRADGKRSLWKTEKTEAKHEGEMYKTLLSDYDIRQRELLLENAELKKVLQQMKKDIMSILSSKKPTMKDDQHQDDSIQADSDEEVFDSSKESGELYCLHAREKLTNSIRLQWRRLKSHVERLDNQASLTQIGRSKNTDAVSQETHEEEMDRLKLEIQQCKDFIQTQHQLLQQQLSSPYDDKASLLSDCYMLQEKERFRDEWKTLEEQRKIFERERRNFTEAAIRLSHERKAFEDDRAMWLKHQFLNLSPFADSKKPQMSKSKSAFLISKTEASALPEKLIKRQSDTTSPTPRCVPLTSPSTAELYPTLVPENSSTKPRLNEHVEESSIFLNGNVPVQHKQWNDYEDHNSHTLIKQKTSSI; from the exons ATGCCAGAGTCCCCCCTGG ACATTTCCCCCCCAATAGTCAAGGACATTTGCAGCAGCTCCATTGAATGTAGACCATCTCCCTTGGGGCAGTTTAACCAATCATCGCTGCCACTGCACATAAACACCATGCTCAGTACCTTTTGCACAGAGGAAAACGTGCAGGAATGTCTATCACACATCAGTCAG GAGGTGTCATCTCTTGGCCTTCCACCAGTTTGGATGGAGTCAGGAGGAAGCTCAGAAATGAATGTTGTGGCTGTGCTAAATTGCATGTATGACCTGATTCAGCTGCACCGCAGGGGCCTCCGGACTCTGGAAAACATGGAAGTGGAGCAACTTAAGTCCAGCAGCAATGTGGACTACCTGCGCCTCAACAGCACCCAACTAAAA GAACAGCTTGAACTGTCCAAAAGAGAAAAGACGGGACTCCTTGAGAGAGaacgacagctgcagctgaaaaTGAAGAGTTTGCAAAACtgtctgaaaaatgaaaaagaagag GTGCAAAAACTTCAGAACATAATTGCAAGCCGGGCAAGCCAGTACAATCATGagatgaaaaggaaagaaagagaattcAACAAACTGAGGGAGCGCTTGAATCAACTTCTGGTtgacaaaaaagagaagaaacaag CTATTGATGTATTAAACAACATTGGAAGAGCTGATGGGAAGAGAAGCCTCTGGAAAACTGAAAAGACAGAAGCAAA GCATGAGGGGGAGATGTATAAGACTCTGCTGAGTGACTATGACATCCGACAAAGGGAGTTGCTGCTGGAAAATGCAGAGTTGAAGAAAGTGTTGCAGCAGATGAAAAAAGACATTATGTCTATTCTGAGTTCAAAGAAACCAACGATGAAAGACGACCAACATCAAGATGATAGTATACAG GCTGACTCAGACGAGGAAGTGTTTGATTCTAGTAAAGAAAGTGGAGAGTTGTATTGTTTACACGCCCGAGAGAAGCTGACCAACAGTATTCGCCTCCAATGGAGAAGACTTAAGAGCCACGTTGAAAGATTGGACAACCAAG CATCTTTGACTCAGATAGGCAGGAGCAAAAATACTGATGCTGTTTCCCAAGAGACTCATGAGGAGGAGATGGACAGACTGAAGCTGGAGATCCAGCAGTGCAAAGACTTCATTCAAACACAACATCAGCTCCTGCAG CAGCAGCTGAGCTCTCCGTATGATGATAAGGCATCCCTGCTGAGCGACTGCTACATGCTGCAAGAGAAAGAGCGCTTTAGAGATGAGTGGAAGACCCTTgaggaacagagaaaaatatttgagagggagaggaggaactTCACTGAAGCAGCTATAAGGCTTAGCCATGAG AGAAAGGCCTTTGAGGACGATCGAGCAATGTGGCTCAAACATCAGTTTTTAAACTTGAGTCCATTTGCTGATTCAAAGAAACCCCAGATGTCAAAGTCCAAAAGTGCCTTTTTAATAT CTAAAACAGAGGCAAGTGCACTTCCAGAAAAGCTCATCAAAAGGCAGTCTGACACAACCTCCCCCACACCCAGATGTGTCCCACTGACATCACCATCAACAGCTGAACTGTATCCCACACTTGTCCCAGAAAACAG CTCAACCAAACCAAGATTGAATGAACATGTTGAAGAATCAAGCAtctttttaaatggaaatgttCCAGTTCAACACAAACAGTGGAACGACTATGAAGACCACAACAGCCACACACTCATAAAGCAAAAGACAAGCTCTATTTAA
- the LOC116695979 gene encoding afadin- and alpha-actinin-binding protein isoform X2: MPESPLDISPPIVKDICSSSIECRPSPLGQFNQSSLPLHINTMLSTFCTEENVQECLSHISQEVSSLGLPPVWMESGGSSEMNVVAVLNCMYDLIQLHRRGLRTLENMEVEQLKSSSNVDYLRLNSTQLKEQLELSKREKTGLLERERQLQLKMKSLQNCLKNEKEEVQKLQNIIASRASQYNHEMKRKEREFNKLRERLNQLLVDKKEKKQAIDVLNNIGRADGKRSLWKTEKTEAKHEGEMYKTLLSDYDIRQRELLLENAELKKVLQQMKKDIMSILSSKKPTMKDDQHQDDSIQADSDEEVFDSSKESGELYCLHAREKLTNSIRLQWRRLKSHVERLDNQASLTQIGRSKNTDAVSQETHEEEMDRLKLEIQQCKDFIQTQHQLLQQLSSPYDDKASLLSDCYMLQEKERFRDEWKTLEEQRKIFERERRNFTEAAIRLSHERKAFEDDRAMWLKHQFLNLSPFADSKKPQMSKSKSAFLISKTEASALPEKLIKRQSDTTSPTPRCVPLTSPSTAELYPTLVPENSSTKPRLNEHVEESSIFLNGNVPVQHKQWNDYEDHNSHTLIKQKTSSI; the protein is encoded by the exons ATGCCAGAGTCCCCCCTGG ACATTTCCCCCCCAATAGTCAAGGACATTTGCAGCAGCTCCATTGAATGTAGACCATCTCCCTTGGGGCAGTTTAACCAATCATCGCTGCCACTGCACATAAACACCATGCTCAGTACCTTTTGCACAGAGGAAAACGTGCAGGAATGTCTATCACACATCAGTCAG GAGGTGTCATCTCTTGGCCTTCCACCAGTTTGGATGGAGTCAGGAGGAAGCTCAGAAATGAATGTTGTGGCTGTGCTAAATTGCATGTATGACCTGATTCAGCTGCACCGCAGGGGCCTCCGGACTCTGGAAAACATGGAAGTGGAGCAACTTAAGTCCAGCAGCAATGTGGACTACCTGCGCCTCAACAGCACCCAACTAAAA GAACAGCTTGAACTGTCCAAAAGAGAAAAGACGGGACTCCTTGAGAGAGaacgacagctgcagctgaaaaTGAAGAGTTTGCAAAACtgtctgaaaaatgaaaaagaagag GTGCAAAAACTTCAGAACATAATTGCAAGCCGGGCAAGCCAGTACAATCATGagatgaaaaggaaagaaagagaattcAACAAACTGAGGGAGCGCTTGAATCAACTTCTGGTtgacaaaaaagagaagaaacaag CTATTGATGTATTAAACAACATTGGAAGAGCTGATGGGAAGAGAAGCCTCTGGAAAACTGAAAAGACAGAAGCAAA GCATGAGGGGGAGATGTATAAGACTCTGCTGAGTGACTATGACATCCGACAAAGGGAGTTGCTGCTGGAAAATGCAGAGTTGAAGAAAGTGTTGCAGCAGATGAAAAAAGACATTATGTCTATTCTGAGTTCAAAGAAACCAACGATGAAAGACGACCAACATCAAGATGATAGTATACAG GCTGACTCAGACGAGGAAGTGTTTGATTCTAGTAAAGAAAGTGGAGAGTTGTATTGTTTACACGCCCGAGAGAAGCTGACCAACAGTATTCGCCTCCAATGGAGAAGACTTAAGAGCCACGTTGAAAGATTGGACAACCAAG CATCTTTGACTCAGATAGGCAGGAGCAAAAATACTGATGCTGTTTCCCAAGAGACTCATGAGGAGGAGATGGACAGACTGAAGCTGGAGATCCAGCAGTGCAAAGACTTCATTCAAACACAACATCAGCTCCTGCAG CAGCTGAGCTCTCCGTATGATGATAAGGCATCCCTGCTGAGCGACTGCTACATGCTGCAAGAGAAAGAGCGCTTTAGAGATGAGTGGAAGACCCTTgaggaacagagaaaaatatttgagagggagaggaggaactTCACTGAAGCAGCTATAAGGCTTAGCCATGAG AGAAAGGCCTTTGAGGACGATCGAGCAATGTGGCTCAAACATCAGTTTTTAAACTTGAGTCCATTTGCTGATTCAAAGAAACCCCAGATGTCAAAGTCCAAAAGTGCCTTTTTAATAT CTAAAACAGAGGCAAGTGCACTTCCAGAAAAGCTCATCAAAAGGCAGTCTGACACAACCTCCCCCACACCCAGATGTGTCCCACTGACATCACCATCAACAGCTGAACTGTATCCCACACTTGTCCCAGAAAACAG CTCAACCAAACCAAGATTGAATGAACATGTTGAAGAATCAAGCAtctttttaaatggaaatgttCCAGTTCAACACAAACAGTGGAACGACTATGAAGACCACAACAGCCACACACTCATAAAGCAAAAGACAAGCTCTATTTAA